A window of the Equus asinus isolate D_3611 breed Donkey chromosome 20, EquAss-T2T_v2, whole genome shotgun sequence genome harbors these coding sequences:
- the NCR3LG1 gene encoding natural cytotoxicity triggering receptor 3 ligand 1: MRTLWVLAAFLGLTLRPADFLEVEMAQGTQKVFLNDNTTIVCKVPGSPYLDVKIMGITWFRKNQVSKEESKLFEFFGHHQKALRPGATVSLQRLKRGDASLQLPAVQLHEAGEYRCELVVTPEKAQGRVWLEVLASPVSNLSPEQAMVKSNEGKNISCRSSWFYPENINITWKKWTQKDPQYLEVSESIITGPTIKNSDGTFNVTSSLILKPSPEDGMIICQCEVRHISMVTSQRFNSTLTLTESEDTAPWKIIILLIVFVLAGWVLLCYCFQKSLPISRCCHGKRTIGNNTH, encoded by the exons ATGCGGACGCTGTGGGTTCTGGCCGCGTTCCTGGGGCTCACGCTGCGCCCCGCAG ATTTCCTGGAAGTAGAGATGGCACAGGGGACTCAGAAAGTGTTCCTGAATGACAACACCACCATCGTTTGCAAGGTCCCTGGTTCCCCATACCTGGACGTCAAGATTATGGGTATCACCTGGTTTCGGAAGAATCAGGTGTCTAAAGAAGAGTCCAAGCTGTTTGAGTTTTTCGGACACCACCAAAAGGCATTGCGACCTGGAGCCACTGTGTCTCTACAAAGGCTGAAGAGGGGAGACGCCTCACTGCAGCTGCCTGCGGTCCAGTTGCATGAGGCAGGAGAGTACCGATGTGAGCTGGTCGTCACCCCTGAGAAGGCACAGGGAagagtctggctagaggttttgG CTTCCCCAGTCAGCAACCTGTCTCCGGAGCAAGCCATGGTGAAATCTAATGAAGGCAAAAATATTTCGTGTAGGTCAAGTTGGTTCTATCCAGAGAATATTAACATAACATGGAAAAAATGGACCCAGAAGGACCCCCAGTACCTGGAGGTTTCTGAGAGCATCATCACTGGTCCCACCATCAAGAATTCGGATGGTACGTTTAATGTCACTAGCTCCTTGATATTGAAGCCCTCTCCGGAAGATGGTATGATCATCTGCCAATGTGAGGTTCGACACATATCCATGGTCACCTCCCAGAGGTTCAACTCCACCCTGACTCTGACAG AATCTGAGGACACAGCTCCTTGGAAGATCATTATTCTGCTTATTGTATTTGTCTTAGCTGGATGGGTGCTTTTATGTTACTGTTTTCAGAAAAG TCTTCCAATATCCAGGTGCTGTCATGGTAAGCGGACAATTGGCAACAATACTCATTGA
- the KCNJ11 gene encoding ATP-sensitive inward rectifier potassium channel 11, with amino-acid sequence MLSRKGIIPEEYVLTRLAEDPAEPRYRARERRARFVSKNGNCNVAHKNIREQGRFLQDVFTTLVDLKWPHTLLIFTMSFLCSWLLFAMAWWLIAFAHGDLAPDEGSAVPCVTSIHSFSSAFLFSIEVQVTIGFGGRMVTEECPLAILILIVQNIVGLMINAIMLGCIFMKTAQAHRRAETLIFSKHAVIALRHSRLCFMLRVGDLRKSMIISATIRMQVVRKTTSPEGEVVPLHQVEIPMENGVGGNSIFLVAPLIIYHAIDANSPLYDLAPSDLHHHQDLEIIVILEGVVETTGITTQARTSYLADEILWGQRFVPIVAEEDGRYSVDYSKFGNTIKVPTPLCTARQLDEDHSLLDALTLASARGPLRKRSVAVAKAKPKFSISPDSLS; translated from the coding sequence ATGCTGTCCCGCAAGGGCATCATCCCTGAGGAGTATGTGCTGACACGGCTAGCAGAGGACCCTGCAGAACCCCGGTACCGTGCCCGTGAGCGGAGGGCCCGCTTCGTGTCCAAGAACGGCAACTGCAACGTGGCCCACAAGAACATCCGGGAGCAGGGCCGCTTCCTGCAGGACGTGTTCACCACGCTCGTGGACCTCAAGTGGCCGCACACATTGCTCATCTTCACCATGTCCTTCCTGTGCAGCTGGCTGCTCTTCGCCATGGCCTGGTGGCTCATTGCCTTTGCCCACGGCGACCTGGCCCCTGATGAGGGCTCCGCTGTGCCCTGTGTCACCAGCATCCACTCCTTTTCATCCgccttccttttctccattgaggTCCAGGTGACCATTGGTTTTGGCGGGCGCATGGTGACCGAGGAGTGCCCGCTGGCCATCCTAATCCTCATTGTGCAGAACATCGTGGGGCTCATGATCAACGCCATCATGCTGGGCTGCATCTTCATGAAGACTGCTCAGGCCCACCGGCGGGCCGAGACCCTCATCTTCAGCAAGCATGCAGTCATCGCCTTGCGCCACAGCCGCCTCTGCTTCATGCTGCGTGTGGGCGACCTCCGAAAGAGCATGATCATCAGTGCCACCATCCGCATGCAGGTGGTGCGCAAGACCACCAGCCCCGAGGGCGAGGTGGTGCCCCTCCACCAGGTGGAAATCCCCATGGAGAACGGCGTGGGTGGCAACAGCATCTTCCTGGTGGCTCCCCTCATCATCTACCACGCCATTGATGCCAACAGTCCACTCTATGACCTGGCGCCCAGTGACCTGCACCACCATCAGGACCTTGAGATCATCGTCATCCTGGAAGGCGTGGTGGAAACCACGGGCATCACCACCCAGGCCCGCACCTCCTACCTAGCTGACGAGATCCTGTGGGGCCAGCGCTTTGTCCCCATTGTGGCCGAGGAGGACGGCCGCTACTCTGTGGACTACTCCAAGTTTGGCAACACCATCAAAGTGCCCACACCACTCTGCACAGCCCGCCAGCTTGATGAGGACCACAGCCTGCTGGACGCCCTGACCCTCGCTTCTGCGCGTGGGCCCCTGCGCAAGCGCAGCGTGGCTGTGGCCAAGGCCAAGCCCAAGTTTAGCATCTCTCCGGATTCCCTGTCCTGA